CAAACAATATCCAAACATAAAAGAAATAATTTTGCTCCTAAAAATAAATCCAGAAAAATAAAGTACCAAGACTTGATTATTGATTCATTTAAACAAAATAGATCTAAATATGGTAGACAAAAATTAAAATATTTTATCTTAAAGCACTATAAAATAGACATAAACGAAAGAACTCTAGGAAGATATATGAATGCCTTAGGTTTATTTTGCAATATCAGAAAAAGAAAAAAATTAAAAGAAGTAAAGAACACATCTATCATAAAAGAAAACATTGTGAATAGAGATTATAACGATGTATATAACAGAAATATATATGCTACTGATGTAACATATCTCCCAGCGACAAAAGATGCGATAAACAATAATGTTTATCTTTCAGTAGTGATTAAACATAAAACTAAAGAAATAATTAGTTTTTCTCTTTCCAAATTTAATGATTCAAAATTAATTTACAAAACATTTGAAAATGTTGATTTTGAAAAAAGTTTTATACTACATTCAGATCATTGCTCAACTTATACATCTGATGATTTTTCTCGTTTTATTCAAAATAAAGGTGGAATAATTTCACTTTCAAAAGTGGGAAACAGTTTAGATAATAGAGTTGTGGAATATTGATTTTCAAATTTAAAAACTGAATTAATTAGAGATTTAAATATCAAAGCTATGACTTTGAGTGAACTAGAAAAAGTAATATCTAATTATGTTAATTGATACAACAAATTTAGAATTCAATCATGTCTAAATTGAAAAACCCCATACGAATATAGTATGGGGCTA
This sequence is a window from Mycoplasmopsis gallopavonis. Protein-coding genes within it:
- a CDS encoding IS3 family transposase; this encodes MFIFYIFKGEKMGKHFTEEQEKEIYNTFFQLGKKYAIELMYKYGAKAKDKYVKARLRGILKHYNCNMNKKPRKPGTGRSRKVKEQDINWDIFTREDLIEIAKRYREITKDKFKTEKVQEASNINMASYKLAILLYLCRQTISKHKRNNFAPKNKSRKIKYQDLIIDSFKQNRSKYGRQKLKYFILKHYKIDINERTLGRYMNALGLFCNIRKRKKLKEVKNTSIIKENIVNRDYNDVYNRNIYATDVTYLPATKDAINNNVYLSVVIKHKTKEIISFSLSKFNDSKLIYKTFENVDFEKSFILHSDHCSTYTSDDFSRFIQNKGGIISLSKVGNSLDNRVVEYWFSNLKTELIRDLNIKAMTLSELEKVISNYVNWYNKFRIQSCLNWKTPYEYSMGLSNLINC